From Cecembia calidifontis, one genomic window encodes:
- a CDS encoding phosphatase PAP2 family protein, with amino-acid sequence MMMEKIGQLDQELFLFLNSFHSDFLDPIMFTMTKTWPWIPMYVFFTYLIMAHYKKESWWVFMAVGLTILFADQTASGLMKPYFERLRPCHEPLLEGMVHNYGYCGGGKFGLASSHAANSFGVATIMSLTLAFKYPWLKWLFAWAAVFSYTRIYLGVHYPGDILVGALVGILSAMAGYFIMKKVRDKIYRSNISDKNLF; translated from the coding sequence ATGATGATGGAAAAAATTGGCCAATTAGACCAGGAATTATTTTTATTCCTGAACAGCTTCCACTCGGACTTTTTAGACCCGATCATGTTTACTATGACCAAAACATGGCCTTGGATACCCATGTATGTTTTTTTTACCTACCTGATTATGGCCCATTACAAAAAAGAAAGTTGGTGGGTATTCATGGCAGTAGGCTTGACCATTCTCTTCGCAGATCAAACAGCTTCCGGACTTATGAAGCCTTATTTTGAGCGCTTGAGGCCATGTCATGAACCGCTTTTAGAAGGGATGGTCCACAATTATGGTTATTGTGGCGGAGGAAAATTCGGCTTGGCTTCTTCCCATGCGGCCAACAGCTTTGGGGTAGCCACCATCATGAGCCTGACCCTGGCCTTCAAGTATCCTTGGCTTAAGTGGTTATTTGCCTGGGCTGCAGTATTTTCCTATACCAGAATTTACCTTGGTGTCCATTATCCCGGTGATATATTGGTCGGAGCCCTTGTAGGTATTCTAAGCGCTATGGCTGGCTATTTTATCATGAAAAAAGTCAGGGACAAAATTTATCGTTCAAACATTTCGGATAAAAACTTATTTTAG
- a CDS encoding acyl-CoA carboxylase subunit beta, producing the protein MDIAFNQNEDQNKQLLFHLQKKLETVKLGGGKSRIAKEHEKGKLTARERIAYLTDKHSDFLEIGALAADGMYEEEGGCPSAGVITGIGYVSGRMCMIVANDATVKAGAWFPMTAKKNLRAQEIAMENRLPIIYLVDSAGVYLPMQNEIFPDKEHFGRQFRNNAKMSSMGIIQVAAIMGSCVAGGAYLPIMSDEAMIVDKTGSIFLAGSYLVKAAIGENVDNETLGGATTHCEISGVTDNKYESDEACLDAIKNIFDKIGAFEKAGFNRTEPAKPKKDEHELYGIFPADRVKPYDMHEIISRLVDNSEYDEYKKDYGKTLICATARIDGWAVGIIANQRKIVKTKKGEMQMGGVIYSDSADKAARFIMNCNQRKIPLVFLQDVSGFMVGSKAEHGGIIKDGAKMVNAMANSVVPKFTIIIGNSYGAGNYAMCGKAYDPRLIYSWPTAQMAVMSGASAAKTLLQIKVAALKKSGKEISAEEENKLLQEITDKYNEELSPYYAAARLWVDGVIDPLETRKVISIGIAAADHAPITERFNVGVIQT; encoded by the coding sequence ATGGATATTGCCTTCAACCAAAACGAAGATCAAAACAAACAATTACTTTTTCATCTACAGAAAAAACTGGAAACTGTCAAACTGGGAGGGGGAAAGTCCCGAATTGCCAAGGAGCATGAAAAAGGGAAACTTACCGCAAGGGAGAGAATTGCTTACCTTACGGATAAGCATTCTGATTTTTTGGAAATCGGTGCCCTGGCAGCTGACGGCATGTACGAAGAGGAGGGCGGCTGTCCATCTGCCGGAGTAATCACGGGTATCGGTTATGTTTCGGGGCGTATGTGCATGATAGTGGCCAATGATGCCACAGTAAAAGCAGGAGCCTGGTTTCCTATGACCGCCAAAAAGAACCTCAGGGCGCAGGAAATCGCCATGGAGAACAGGCTGCCCATCATTTACCTGGTGGATAGTGCGGGTGTCTATTTACCCATGCAGAATGAAATCTTTCCGGACAAAGAACACTTTGGAAGACAGTTTAGAAACAATGCCAAAATGTCTTCTATGGGAATCATTCAGGTAGCTGCCATCATGGGAAGCTGTGTCGCAGGAGGGGCTTATCTTCCCATCATGTCAGATGAGGCCATGATTGTGGACAAGACCGGGTCAATTTTCCTGGCAGGCTCCTACCTGGTAAAAGCAGCCATAGGTGAAAATGTGGACAATGAAACCCTCGGAGGAGCTACAACGCATTGTGAAATATCAGGTGTCACCGACAACAAATACGAATCGGATGAGGCCTGTCTGGATGCCATTAAAAATATTTTCGATAAAATCGGGGCTTTTGAGAAGGCTGGATTTAATAGAACAGAACCCGCCAAACCAAAGAAAGATGAACATGAACTGTATGGCATTTTTCCTGCCGACAGGGTAAAACCATACGATATGCATGAGATTATCTCCAGGCTGGTGGATAATTCCGAATATGATGAATACAAAAAAGATTATGGAAAAACCCTGATATGTGCCACTGCGAGAATTGACGGTTGGGCGGTAGGGATTATTGCTAATCAGCGTAAAATCGTCAAAACGAAAAAAGGGGAAATGCAAATGGGGGGAGTAATCTATTCCGACTCAGCTGACAAGGCCGCCAGATTTATCATGAACTGTAACCAAAGGAAAATTCCATTGGTCTTTTTACAGGATGTTTCGGGCTTTATGGTAGGCAGTAAAGCAGAGCATGGAGGCATCATTAAGGACGGTGCAAAGATGGTCAATGCCATGGCCAATTCCGTTGTTCCCAAATTCACTATCATCATCGGAAATTCTTACGGAGCCGGAAATTATGCCATGTGCGGAAAAGCGTATGACCCAAGGTTAATCTACTCCTGGCCGACAGCACAAATGGCAGTCATGAGCGGTGCATCTGCCGCCAAAACACTTCTTCAGATCAAAGTGGCTGCACTCAAAAAATCAGGCAAAGAAATCAGTGCTGAAGAAGAAAATAAACTGCTTCAGGAAATTACTGACAAATACAATGAAGAACTAAGCCCTTACTATGCCGCTGCAAGACTGTGGGTAGATGGAGTCATCGACCCATTGGAAACCCGAAAAGTCATCAGCATAGGGATAGCAGCCGCAGACCATGCCCCAATCACGGAAAGATTCAATGTGGGAGTAATACAGACCTGA
- a CDS encoding redoxin domain-containing protein, which produces MMKSLVLSIVTVTLISFRLSAQRVDNFQLEDVLTGNTFTLTEHNDARGVVLIFTSLNCPFSKLYEERIVNLHNEFANQGFVFAMINPHVKVEEGESAADMKQRASERNISFPFLADGDQVVTRQLGITKLPEVVLVTPSPTGYSIAYRGAIDNNPQVAANANLKYLENALNAIANRRNPSPTSSRPVGCNVRLIGL; this is translated from the coding sequence ATGATGAAAAGTCTTGTTCTAAGTATTGTAACTGTCACTCTGATATCCTTTCGGCTTTCAGCCCAAAGGGTAGATAATTTCCAATTGGAGGATGTTCTCACCGGAAATACTTTCACTTTAACAGAACACAACGATGCAAGGGGAGTGGTGTTGATTTTCACCAGTCTCAACTGTCCTTTTTCTAAATTATACGAAGAAAGAATCGTCAACCTTCACAATGAATTTGCCAACCAAGGTTTTGTATTTGCCATGATCAACCCTCATGTCAAAGTGGAAGAGGGTGAAAGTGCGGCAGATATGAAACAAAGGGCATCTGAAAGAAATATCAGTTTTCCATTCTTAGCGGATGGAGATCAGGTCGTGACCAGGCAACTTGGTATTACCAAGCTTCCTGAAGTCGTTTTGGTAACACCTAGTCCAACCGGATACTCCATTGCCTACAGGGGGGCAATAGACAATAACCCACAAGTGGCGGCCAATGCCAATTTAAAATATTTGGAAAATGCTTTAAATGCCATTGCCAACCGGAGAAATCCAAGTCCAACCTCCAGCAGGCCTGTGGGATGTAATGTCAGGCTAATAGGACTTTGA
- the hemF gene encoding oxygen-dependent coproporphyrinogen oxidase, translating into MDKNSIAKDFMDIQDHICQELELEDGKGKFREDKWVRPEGGGGRTRIIQNGNIIEKGGVAFSAVEGPTPEKILNKLQLEKADFFATGVSIVLHPESPMVPIIHMNIRYFEMSSGVRWFGGGIDLTPHYIDLEDAKYFHQEVKATCDHFDPTYYPKFKKWADDYFFIKHRNETRGIGGIFFDRLVSEDQGEMGQIFEFVKSVGYLFPKVYRHFMSKNKSLPYGATEKQWQALRRGRYVEFNLVWDAGTKFGLDTNGRTESILMSMPPSANWEYMHVPKEGSPEAKTLAYLKKDIDWINL; encoded by the coding sequence ATGGATAAAAACAGCATTGCCAAAGATTTTATGGACATTCAGGACCACATCTGTCAAGAATTGGAACTGGAGGATGGCAAAGGCAAGTTCAGAGAAGATAAATGGGTAAGACCCGAGGGAGGAGGCGGAAGGACCCGCATCATCCAAAACGGAAACATTATCGAAAAAGGAGGAGTAGCCTTTTCGGCAGTAGAGGGTCCCACCCCTGAAAAAATATTGAATAAACTTCAACTCGAAAAAGCTGACTTTTTCGCTACAGGCGTGTCCATAGTTTTGCACCCGGAAAGTCCCATGGTACCGATCATCCACATGAATATCAGGTATTTTGAGATGAGCTCTGGAGTCAGGTGGTTTGGAGGAGGTATTGATCTCACTCCTCACTACATAGATTTGGAGGATGCCAAATACTTCCACCAAGAAGTGAAAGCAACCTGTGACCATTTTGACCCTACTTATTATCCCAAATTCAAAAAATGGGCAGATGATTATTTTTTTATTAAACACAGAAATGAAACACGTGGTATAGGCGGGATTTTCTTTGACCGCCTGGTAAGTGAAGACCAAGGTGAAATGGGGCAAATTTTCGAATTCGTCAAATCAGTAGGATACCTTTTCCCCAAAGTTTACCGTCACTTTATGTCCAAAAATAAATCCCTTCCTTATGGAGCAACCGAAAAGCAATGGCAGGCTTTAAGAAGGGGAAGATATGTGGAGTTTAATTTGGTATGGGATGCGGGCACCAAATTTGGGCTGGATACCAACGGCAGGACCGAAAGCATTTTGATGAGTATGCCTCCTTCGGCCAACTGGGAATACATGCATGTTCCTAAAGAAGGCTCGCCAGAAGCGAAGACATTGGCTTATCTCAAAAAAGATATTGATTGGATCAATCTTTAA
- a CDS encoding ChaN family lipoprotein, producing MNKTFSTLLFLLFSFTSLLAQTEAFKIYNKDGKEVSFETMATAAAQAEVTFFGELHNNAMAHWLQLRLLKSLQSGNGQVVLAAEFFERDDQLNINEWFSGKITDKNFETEAKLWNNYITDYKPLMLFAKQNKIPFVASNIPRKYASLVSREGLKGLDSLSEEAKKYFATLPLEVDKTLPGYKGMADLMHGSSMNMDFMVEAQAIKDATMAYSLYDFLQKGNVILHVNGSYHSNNYEGIVWYLKRDFPQTKIMTINTVEQQEILSLDEKHLQTADFIIVIPLDGPKSY from the coding sequence ATGAATAAAACATTCAGCACACTTCTTTTTCTTCTTTTTTCATTTACTTCTTTACTAGCCCAGACTGAGGCTTTTAAAATCTACAACAAAGATGGAAAGGAGGTATCCTTTGAAACGATGGCAACTGCAGCCGCTCAAGCGGAAGTAACTTTCTTTGGAGAACTGCACAATAATGCGATGGCTCATTGGCTGCAACTGAGGCTTCTGAAGTCTCTCCAATCAGGTAATGGACAAGTAGTGTTGGCCGCTGAATTTTTTGAACGGGATGACCAACTCAATATTAACGAGTGGTTTTCAGGAAAAATCACGGATAAAAACTTTGAAACAGAAGCAAAACTTTGGAACAATTATATTACTGATTATAAACCTTTGATGCTTTTTGCCAAGCAGAACAAAATCCCTTTTGTTGCTTCCAATATCCCAAGAAAATATGCTTCCTTGGTCAGTAGAGAAGGACTTAAAGGGCTCGACTCATTAAGTGAAGAAGCAAAGAAATATTTCGCTACCCTGCCATTGGAAGTGGACAAAACACTTCCGGGATACAAGGGAATGGCAGATCTGATGCATGGATCCAGCATGAATATGGATTTTATGGTTGAAGCACAGGCCATCAAGGATGCCACCATGGCCTACTCATTGTATGATTTTTTACAAAAAGGAAATGTGATCCTTCATGTCAATGGATCCTATCATTCCAATAATTATGAAGGGATTGTTTGGTACTTGAAAAGGGATTTTCCACAAACTAAAATCATGACAATCAATACAGTAGAGCAACAAGAGATCCTTTCCTTGGATGAAAAACACCTGCAAACCGCAGATTTCATTATTGTCATTCCCCTGGATGGACCAAAAAGTTATTGA
- the folB gene encoding dihydroneopterin aldolase, producing the protein MGKVALEGMEFHAYHGVFTEENKLGNRFTVDIHVETDFKKAMLNDKLGDTVDYVVLYKIAQSHMQEPVKLLEHLAHLMIKDIRTAFPDIKSVSITIKKHNPALGGVVNYSVVTVTYPDDYE; encoded by the coding sequence ATGGGGAAAGTTGCATTAGAGGGAATGGAATTTCATGCTTATCATGGCGTGTTTACGGAAGAAAACAAGCTAGGAAACAGGTTTACCGTAGACATACATGTGGAAACAGATTTCAAAAAGGCCATGCTGAATGACAAGCTGGGCGACACGGTTGATTATGTAGTCCTTTACAAAATTGCCCAATCCCATATGCAGGAACCAGTCAAACTTTTGGAACATCTGGCCCATTTGATGATCAAGGACATCAGAACCGCATTTCCAGACATCAAATCTGTTTCCATCACCATCAAAAAGCACAATCCAGCGCTTGGTGGAGTAGTCAATTACTCCGTCGTTACCGTTACATATCCTGATGACTATGAATAA
- a CDS encoding DivIVA domain-containing protein, whose translation MKFTATEIREKSFEKNFRGYDKDEVTEFLKTLAEAWDKLENEKIDLEKRLQFAEQEAKKLKDVEISLFRTLKTAEDTGASIIEEANRTAHELLTEAHQSSDNMVREAKIQAQRILEEAEKKSADTLNELKNRIKGFIRDYDALLNNRVLILKNLKRISADLEETLSKSDKDFEKSNIESFSDLLDKLNEIKSNVVPSISEEKERTIVYQESEKIESPTGTIEGQESRDDAKETPTLEETVEIPTSVERPFEEVKAEVPAETVQELESTPSISDENTKGTTQVKSETTETDQKKDKKEGSFFDQLD comes from the coding sequence ATGAAATTTACTGCAACAGAAATCCGGGAAAAAAGCTTTGAAAAAAACTTTAGGGGTTATGATAAGGATGAGGTTACCGAATTTTTAAAAACCTTGGCCGAAGCTTGGGACAAACTTGAAAATGAAAAAATCGATCTCGAAAAAAGACTTCAGTTTGCTGAACAGGAAGCAAAAAAATTGAAAGATGTCGAGATTTCCCTTTTCCGAACACTAAAAACGGCAGAAGATACAGGCGCCAGCATTATCGAAGAGGCCAATAGGACGGCACATGAATTATTGACCGAGGCACATCAAAGTTCTGATAACATGGTCAGGGAAGCCAAAATTCAAGCCCAAAGAATTTTAGAAGAGGCTGAGAAAAAGTCCGCTGACACGCTGAATGAATTAAAAAACAGGATCAAAGGATTCATTAGGGATTATGATGCCTTGTTAAACAATAGGGTTTTGATTTTAAAAAACCTAAAAAGAATTTCTGCTGATTTGGAAGAAACACTTTCGAAGTCAGATAAAGATTTTGAAAAATCCAATATTGAGTCTTTCTCTGATTTATTGGACAAGCTGAATGAAATAAAATCAAATGTGGTTCCATCGATCTCTGAGGAGAAAGAGCGAACAATTGTTTATCAGGAAAGCGAAAAAATTGAAAGCCCTACTGGAACAATAGAAGGTCAGGAATCAAGGGATGACGCTAAAGAAACTCCTACTTTGGAAGAAACAGTAGAAATCCCAACATCAGTGGAAAGGCCTTTTGAAGAGGTAAAAGCAGAAGTGCCAGCAGAAACAGTACAAGAGTTGGAAAGTACTCCTTCTATTTCGGATGAAAACACCAAAGGAACAACTCAAGTGAAGTCAGAAACTACGGAAACAGACCAGAAAAAAGATAAGAAAGAAGGTTCATTTTTTGACCAGTTAGACTGA
- a CDS encoding DUF4268 domain-containing protein — MYSKAEKAKIRKEFWTTFGQYMKPVPNAEGFKTNWQNYKTGVKDIYFRMRAEREFASIGIEITHPDIELQQLFFEQFETFKKILESELGEKWKWELHREDEFGKTISRIQKIKSGVNVMDHNDWPTIISFLKPRIMALDAFWCNMKPAFEEM; from the coding sequence ATGTATAGCAAGGCAGAAAAAGCAAAAATCAGAAAAGAATTCTGGACGACTTTTGGGCAATATATGAAGCCTGTTCCAAATGCTGAAGGTTTTAAGACCAATTGGCAAAATTATAAGACCGGGGTAAAGGACATTTATTTCCGGATGAGAGCAGAAAGGGAATTTGCCTCAATAGGCATAGAAATCACCCACCCTGACATTGAACTTCAACAGCTTTTTTTTGAACAGTTTGAAACTTTCAAAAAAATACTTGAAAGTGAATTGGGAGAGAAATGGAAATGGGAACTCCACCGGGAAGATGAGTTTGGAAAAACAATATCGAGGATTCAAAAAATAAAATCCGGTGTAAACGTTATGGACCATAATGATTGGCCCACCATCATCTCCTTCCTCAAACCAAGAATCATGGCCTTGGATGCATTTTGGTGCAATATGAAACCTGCTTTTGAGGAAATGTGA
- a CDS encoding transglutaminase-like domain-containing protein has translation MEKLTEKELHALVSLLDDTDKDVKNHVRDKIISLGSEVIPFLEKKWEDSFNPEIQKEIEELVHNLQFSQLKERLIDWRNSPDQDLLTGLWIINTYQYPDLEFEKLNADMHQIYFEVWTAFKNDLLPYEQIRIINSVLFSHLRFSANTKNFHAPGNSMLSNVLETKKGNPISLCAIYLLVAQKLGLPVYGVNLPNLFVLTYKSKEITFYINTFNKGLIFSKQDIVNYLEHLKIDPRPEFFEPCSNKDIITRSLRNLVVAFEKLGDLEKSEEVKELLQIAEG, from the coding sequence ATGGAAAAACTGACGGAAAAAGAGCTTCATGCCTTAGTTTCTTTACTGGATGATACTGATAAGGATGTAAAAAACCATGTGAGGGATAAGATCATTTCTCTCGGAAGTGAGGTGATACCTTTTTTGGAAAAAAAGTGGGAAGACAGCTTTAATCCTGAAATTCAAAAAGAAATAGAAGAACTGGTCCATAACCTTCAATTTTCCCAATTAAAAGAAAGGCTGATTGATTGGAGGAATTCACCTGACCAGGATTTATTGACTGGCCTTTGGATCATCAATACGTATCAATACCCGGACCTGGAATTTGAAAAACTAAATGCGGACATGCATCAAATCTACTTTGAAGTGTGGACTGCATTTAAAAATGACCTACTCCCCTATGAACAGATCCGGATCATCAACAGTGTGCTTTTCAGTCATTTGAGGTTTTCAGCCAATACAAAAAATTTCCATGCCCCAGGTAACAGCATGCTCAGCAATGTGCTGGAAACAAAAAAGGGCAATCCTATAAGCCTCTGTGCCATCTATCTTCTGGTGGCCCAAAAGTTAGGGCTTCCGGTATATGGTGTCAATTTACCGAATCTTTTTGTACTTACTTATAAATCCAAAGAAATCACCTTCTATATCAATACCTTCAACAAAGGTCTGATATTCAGCAAGCAAGATATTGTCAATTACCTGGAGCACCTTAAAATAGATCCCCGACCTGAGTTTTTCGAACCTTGTAGCAACAAAGACATCATCACCAGATCTTTGAGGAACCTGGTGGTAGCATTTGAAAAATTAGGTGATTTGGAAAAGTCAGAGGAGGTCAAAGAGCTTCTCCAAATTGCTGAAGGTTAA
- a CDS encoding WD40 repeat domain-containing protein — MSKIQVNKLHTLSGHNDCIYALVEGPDPRFFYTGSGDGMVVEWDLDKPKDGRLIAKVAHSVYALEVDKERNLLFIGHNFEGIHVIDLEKSKEIWSIKITDQSIFDIKAVGNELYVGTGDGIVIIVDIEQRAVKKHIKIGKKSVRVFALDPSRRQLAVGLSDHSVKIFNLADHTPIHNLEAHNNSVFALGYNPNKSMLVSGGRDARLNIWETKNYSLQESIVAHMFAINYLSFREDGNYFVTCSMDKSIKVWDSNSLKLLKVIDKARHAGHGTSINKVLWSTYNQQIVSVSDDRNISIWQIEL, encoded by the coding sequence ATGTCAAAAATACAAGTCAACAAACTGCATACATTATCCGGACACAACGATTGTATTTATGCTTTGGTCGAAGGCCCGGATCCAAGATTTTTTTACACAGGATCCGGAGATGGAATGGTCGTCGAATGGGACTTGGACAAACCTAAAGACGGGAGATTGATTGCCAAAGTCGCCCATTCTGTCTATGCTTTGGAGGTGGACAAAGAAAGGAATTTGCTTTTCATTGGGCATAATTTTGAAGGTATTCACGTTATTGACTTAGAAAAGTCAAAAGAAATCTGGTCCATCAAAATTACGGACCAATCCATTTTCGATATCAAAGCGGTCGGCAATGAATTATATGTCGGTACCGGAGACGGAATCGTTATTATCGTGGATATAGAACAACGTGCTGTCAAAAAACACATCAAAATTGGAAAGAAAAGTGTTCGTGTCTTTGCGTTGGATCCTAGTAGGCGCCAACTTGCCGTTGGTTTGAGTGATCACTCTGTCAAAATATTCAACCTGGCAGACCATACTCCAATCCATAACCTTGAGGCCCATAACAATTCTGTATTTGCTTTGGGATACAACCCGAACAAATCCATGTTGGTATCCGGTGGCCGGGATGCCCGTTTGAATATCTGGGAAACAAAAAATTATTCCCTCCAAGAATCCATAGTGGCCCACATGTTTGCAATCAATTATCTCTCCTTTAGGGAAGATGGCAATTATTTTGTGACATGCAGTATGGACAAGTCCATCAAAGTATGGGACAGCAATTCCTTGAAATTGTTAAAGGTCATTGACAAAGCGAGACATGCAGGCCATGGCACCTCCATCAATAAAGTACTTTGGAGTACCTATAATCAGCAAATCGTCTCTGTGAGTGATGACCGAAATATTTCTATCTGGCAAATTGAACTTTAA
- a CDS encoding 4'-phosphopantetheinyl transferase family protein: MQTKIEKISPLSALAVNNIEEVSQNGIDFLSFREKLSFANISRDDKRVEWKGARLAIKSALDCISLPYPGFFKDEHGKSHPMDGYGYVSLTHTKGIAAAIFHKDMPVGIDLDYVREKVVRLGPKFLDPKEIAFLNNDALLYTIAWSAKESIFKCQGRKGISLKSNILLEPFSLEDDTIKGRVYQTEFSDHFYTVKVERENDIVLTYTIW; this comes from the coding sequence ATGCAAACAAAAATAGAAAAAATAAGTCCTTTATCAGCTTTGGCTGTAAATAATATTGAAGAAGTTTCTCAAAATGGAATTGATTTTTTGAGTTTTAGGGAAAAATTATCTTTTGCAAACATATCAAGAGATGACAAAAGAGTTGAATGGAAAGGGGCCAGGTTAGCGATAAAATCTGCCTTGGACTGTATTTCCTTGCCCTATCCGGGATTTTTTAAAGACGAACATGGAAAGTCACATCCTATGGATGGTTATGGATATGTGTCCCTTACCCATACCAAGGGAATCGCCGCCGCAATATTTCACAAAGATATGCCCGTGGGGATTGATCTGGATTATGTGAGGGAAAAAGTGGTCCGTCTGGGTCCCAAATTTCTTGATCCCAAAGAAATTGCTTTTCTAAACAATGATGCGCTTTTGTACACCATAGCATGGTCTGCTAAAGAGTCCATTTTCAAATGTCAGGGTAGAAAAGGGATCAGTTTGAAGTCCAATATTCTCCTTGAACCATTTTCTTTGGAGGACGATACCATTAAGGGGAGGGTTTATCAAACAGAATTTTCAGATCATTTTTATACCGTAAAAGTGGAAAGAGAAAATGACATAGTCCTTACTTATACCATTTGGTAA
- a CDS encoding Gfo/Idh/MocA family protein, with the protein MSNRRRDFIKLAGLGFVGAAIPGFSQAESPERLYQLSRKTHLQQFNMSGYAAPKLPTVRVGIVGLGMRGPGAVDRLSKIEGVEIKALCDLIPERVDKMKAKLTGSKHQPAGYYGSAYAWKKMFDRNDLDLIYIATPWDWHTPMAVYAMEAGKHVAVEVPAAKTLEECWQLVETSERTKKHCMMLENCCYDFFELMTLSMKRDGFFGEIIHTEGAYIHDLLWLNFMKDSEGGYQDMWRLKENFRDGNLYPTHGLGPVCQIMDINRGDQMDYLTSLSSHDFHMAAKARELAEKDNFYASFAEKRYGGNMNTTIIKTKKGRSIMIQHDVTSPRPYSRLHTVSGTQGYAQKYPEPKISKGHDWLKVEEMKALEEKYTPEIVKKVGELAKQIGGHGGMDFMMDWRLIDCLRNGLPLDQDVYDAALWSAITPLSEWSVANRSNSIDIPDFTGGSWKTNKPVEITLKGGGTTKVIV; encoded by the coding sequence ATGAGCAATAGGCGCAGAGACTTCATCAAATTGGCAGGCTTAGGATTTGTAGGGGCCGCCATACCTGGCTTTTCCCAAGCAGAAAGTCCGGAACGACTTTATCAATTAAGCCGAAAAACCCACCTTCAGCAATTCAATATGTCCGGTTACGCAGCACCAAAACTGCCAACAGTAAGGGTCGGAATTGTCGGTTTAGGAATGAGAGGGCCCGGTGCTGTTGACCGTCTGAGTAAAATCGAAGGCGTTGAAATCAAAGCCCTTTGCGACTTGATCCCTGAGAGGGTTGATAAAATGAAGGCAAAACTAACAGGAAGCAAACATCAACCAGCAGGATATTACGGGTCAGCTTATGCATGGAAAAAAATGTTTGACAGAAACGATCTGGACCTGATTTATATAGCAACTCCCTGGGATTGGCACACCCCTATGGCAGTTTATGCCATGGAAGCGGGTAAGCATGTAGCTGTAGAGGTACCGGCCGCCAAAACACTGGAAGAATGTTGGCAATTGGTCGAAACCTCTGAGCGCACCAAAAAGCACTGCATGATGTTGGAGAACTGCTGCTATGACTTTTTTGAACTGATGACCTTGAGCATGAAACGGGATGGTTTTTTTGGAGAAATTATCCATACTGAAGGAGCATATATCCATGACCTGCTTTGGTTGAATTTCATGAAAGATTCAGAAGGAGGTTATCAAGACATGTGGAGATTGAAGGAAAATTTTCGGGATGGTAATTTGTATCCTACCCATGGATTAGGGCCGGTTTGTCAGATTATGGACATCAATAGAGGGGATCAAATGGATTATTTGACATCCCTTTCTTCCCATGATTTTCACATGGCTGCAAAAGCCAGGGAACTGGCAGAAAAGGATAATTTCTATGCTTCTTTCGCTGAAAAGAGATATGGGGGCAATATGAATACCACCATCATTAAAACCAAAAAGGGCAGATCTATCATGATCCAACATGATGTAACTTCGCCCAGGCCCTATTCCAGATTGCACACTGTAAGCGGCACTCAAGGATATGCCCAAAAGTACCCCGAACCAAAAATATCTAAGGGCCATGACTGGTTAAAGGTTGAAGAAATGAAGGCATTAGAGGAAAAATATACACCGGAAATCGTTAAAAAAGTCGGTGAATTGGCCAAACAGATAGGTGGCCATGGGGGCATGGATTTTATGATGGACTGGAGATTGATTGATTGTTTGAGGAATGGCCTACCTTTGGATCAGGACGTTTATGATGCAGCCCTTTGGTCTGCTATTACTCCCCTCAGTGAATGGTCTGTTGCCAACCGTTCCAATTCCATTGATATCCCTGATTTTACAGGAGGAAGCTGGAAGACCAATAAGCCCGTAGAAATCACATTAAAAGGTGGAGGGACTACCAAAGTGATTGTCTGA